A region from the Cannabis sativa cultivar Pink pepper isolate KNU-18-1 chromosome 9, ASM2916894v1, whole genome shotgun sequence genome encodes:
- the LOC115724172 gene encoding uncharacterized protein LOC115724172: protein MSSELSLVKYDHKTRSSSSSFLNSMFMSTVNSAAKTLVSVTKGGVHNQVGKWKPRDHFRFMMMLMTWLTLWVLRVLMDNIPSCSLSLMGYSSYSSMPFNLLQAFSPFGLIDFPRSAGSSPTSSSSASLSVSSLQMILNEGVEAVPVQALGRALSQILALLNDIPATSRKYQFAMAMAERVMDGNAASGHPEMLEVNRMALSSAFERTSTLLHRSLDKRHRDKNDEYSGSGAWAARAVRALPFGSYVAPYINGMSICVGVVRSWVRSRGTKRLTGIGGGIGDGGRVVWEEEEGGEVVAEKLVEELLWISHKLRAYGAVDEALVQWSYASGLASISLTTDPRLQGLVVKISAMLFGELNREEVGVSAEVKFRLLLLWLPLFCHAGNGFAYPVLTYFEKMEVEKAIDQALWSLPPMDQEVILTNWIQDFAISASDWPNLQVPYDRWCQSTRNVVVA, encoded by the exons ATGTCTTCTGAGTTGAGTCTAGTAAAATATGATCACAAAACAAGGTCGTCGTCGTCGTCGTTTCTCAACTCAATGTTTATGTCGACGGTGAATTCGGCGGCCAAGACTCTTGTGTCGGTGACAAAAGGCGGTGTTCATAACCAGGTTGGGAAGTGGAAGCCTCGAGATCACTTCCGGTTCATGATGATGCTGATGACATGGCTAACCTTGTGGGTTCTTAGGGTTTTGATGGATAACATACCTTCTTGTTCTCTCTCATTAATGGGATATTCTTCTTATTCATCTATGCCTTTCAatcttcttcaagctttttcGCCTTTCGGATTGATCGATTTCCCGCGATCAGCTGGATCGTCACCGACATCATCTTCCTCGGCTTCTTTGTCCGTTTCTTCTTTGCAGATGATTCTGAACGAGGGTGTTGAGGCTGTGCCTGTTCAAGCTCTTGGAAGAGCCCTATCTCAG ATCCTGGCCCTGCTCAACGACATCCCCGCCACCTCAAGGAAGTACCAGTTCGCCATGGCGATGGCGGAGCGTGTGATGGACGGCAACGCTGCATCGGGACACCCGGAAATGCTCGAGGTCAACCGAATGGCGCTCTCCTCCGCCTTTGAGCGCACCTCAACCCTTCTCCACCGCTCCCTAGACAAGCGCCACCGCGACAAAAACGATGAGTACTCGGGATCCGGAGCGTGGGCAGCACGCGCGGTCAGGGCACTGCCGTTCGGTTCCTACGTGGCGCCTTACATCAATGGAATGAGCATCTGTGTTGGGGTGGTGCGTTCGTGGGTCCGCTCGAGGGGGACAAAACGGTTGACGGGAATTGGTGGTGGCATTGGAGATGGAGGAAGGGTTGTTTGGGAGGAAGAGGAAGGAGGAGAGGTGGTGGCTGAGAAGCTGGTGGAGGAGCTGTTGTGGATAAGCCATAAGCTGAGGGCTTATGGGGCAGTGGATGAAGCTCTGGTGCAGTGGAGTTATGCttcaggattggcttctatttcTCTCACCACTGATCCCAGGCTTCAAGGCCTCGTTGTCAAAATATCAG CCATGTTATTTGGTGAATTAAACCGAGAAGAGGTTGGGGTATCAGCAGAAGTGAAGTTCAGATTGCTTCTTCTGTGGCTTCCGTTGTTTTGCCATGCTGGGAACGGATTTGCCTACCCTGTCTTGACCTACTTCGAGAAGATGGAGGTGGAGAAAGCGATCGACCAAGCGCTGTGGAGCTTGCCACCGATGGATCAAGAAGTCATCCTCACAAATTGGATACAAGACTTCGCCATCTCTGCTTCTGATTGGCCTAATCTTCAGGTTCCTTACGACCGATGGTGCCAATCTACGCGCAATGTTGTTGTGGCCTAG
- the LOC115724095 gene encoding succinate dehydrogenase assembly factor 2, mitochondrial, whose amino-acid sequence MGSLRRALVSIDRLLQSSAAIHRTISIAAANSLVRAPESFCRPRSSVAYSGGYRFYSNNYTNLQSLDIDLSNEENKKRLYNRLVYRSKQRGFLELDLVLGKWVEEHISSMDENGIKALVHVLDLENPDLWKWITGQEQPPEALQINPVFNALRDKVMNNLNTHSSPETRAKPGQPWVRGWDDIKRARDSPITGNQ is encoded by the exons ATGGGGAGTTTGAGAAGAGCATTGGTTTCGATCGACCGTCTTCTCCAATCATCGGCCGCAATCCATCGCACCATCTCGATCGCCGCGGCCAACTCTCTCGTTCGAGCGCCTGAATCCTTCTGTAG GCCTCGTTCAAGCGTTGCTTATTCTGGGGGTTACCGTTTTTATTCGAACAATTACACCAATTTACAGTCTTTGGATATCGATCTCTCCAACGAAGAGAACAAGAAACGCCTTTATAACag ATTGGTATACAGGAGCAAACAGAGGGGGTTTCTGGAATTGGATTTGGTTTTGGGCAAATGGGTAGAGGAGCATATCAGTTCCATGGATGAAAATGGAATCAAAGCTCTCGTCCATGTCCTCGACCTG GAAAATCCAGATCTCTGGAAGTGGATAACTGGTCAAGAGCAACCTCCTGAGGCCCTCCAAATTAATCCT GTCTTTAATGCTCTACGTGACAAAGTCATGAACAACCTTAATACACATTCTTCTCCTGAAACTCGAGCAAAACCTGGACAGCCATGGGTGAGAGGTTGGGATGACATCAAGAGAGCTCGGGACAGCCCTATTACTGGAAATCAGTAA